From Haloarcula hispanica ATCC 33960, the proteins below share one genomic window:
- a CDS encoding class I SAM-dependent methyltransferase, translating to MDSTDIREEWADRSGEYSPAYYAYYGADETSELVQSILAEHVEQDAAILEVGCSSGRHLAALSDAGYSDLTGVDINADALDVLAETYPDLAATGSFHAMAIEEFVTDVADDAYDVVFSVETLQHLHPDVDWAFGELARIVDDLLITVENEGGDPGEVNYVDDNVPLYYRDWNAVFTDCGLTEVDSMDGKRDTVRIFRPPK from the coding sequence GTGGACTCTACCGACATCCGCGAGGAGTGGGCCGACCGGTCCGGCGAATACTCCCCCGCGTATTATGCCTACTATGGAGCGGACGAGACGAGTGAGCTAGTGCAGTCGATACTTGCGGAGCACGTCGAGCAGGACGCGGCTATTCTGGAGGTCGGGTGTAGCTCCGGGCGACATCTCGCTGCACTGTCTGACGCTGGCTACTCGGATCTGACCGGGGTCGACATCAACGCCGACGCGTTAGATGTCCTCGCCGAGACGTATCCCGACCTTGCGGCCACCGGCTCGTTCCACGCGATGGCTATCGAGGAGTTCGTCACGGATGTCGCGGACGACGCGTACGACGTCGTCTTCTCCGTCGAGACGCTACAGCACCTCCACCCGGACGTGGACTGGGCGTTCGGGGAGTTGGCGCGTATCGTCGATGACCTGCTGATCACCGTCGAGAACGAGGGCGGCGACCCGGGTGAGGTAAACTACGTCGACGACAACGTCCCGCTGTACTATCGGGACTGGAACGCGGTGTTCACAGACTGTGGACTTACTGAAGTAGATTCAATGGATGGAAAGCGAGATACTGTCCGCATATTTCGGCCACCTAAGTGA
- a CDS encoding acyl-CoA synthetase: MVWTVMPDFEGYDEARDQFSWDLPASYNPAVDFLQKHDDPDRVALEQAYPDGRREQYTFRELDELSDRLAAGLAGLGVEAGDRVGVVVPQKPQNPITHLANWKLGAVSVPLTVLFGTDALRYRLDDAGATAAVIDPAVRGDIDAVRDDCPALEHVVEIETDAPAGDIHAFEDVLATPEHTDIEPYESTPDTDTAILYTSGSTGPPKGVRHSHALWLGRAAAAYNFFNHGLGPDATVWTPADWAWGAALGGTLFATWHHGGTIVGYPASGFDAEGAFSLLSEFGVTRSFMPATALRMLMDVENPTAAYDLAIKTFAVGGESLTPEIVDWVAETFDSVTINEFYGQTELNLVVANNSNWFDTQPGSMGKSLPGYDLTILDPEAADSGVADPLPSGELGEIAVRPHDRSVFFDEYWNMPDKTAAKEVEGWFVTGDLARRDDDGYVWFKSRKDDVIITSGYRVGPMEVESAILEHPDVVQAGVIGVPDDTRGEIIKAYVETAEDAPARERLRSEIQSAVRAHLAEYEYPREIEFADALPQTTSGKIRRKELQEWDADDSAAGGPP; the protein is encoded by the coding sequence ATGGTCTGGACAGTGATGCCGGACTTCGAGGGGTACGACGAGGCCCGCGATCAGTTCAGCTGGGACCTCCCGGCGTCGTACAATCCGGCGGTCGATTTTCTGCAAAAACACGACGACCCCGACAGGGTGGCGCTCGAACAGGCATACCCCGACGGGCGGCGCGAGCAGTACACGTTCCGCGAACTGGACGAGCTATCGGACAGGCTCGCCGCGGGGCTGGCCGGGCTCGGTGTCGAGGCCGGCGACCGGGTCGGCGTCGTCGTACCACAGAAGCCACAGAACCCGATCACACACTTGGCGAACTGGAAGCTCGGAGCCGTCTCGGTTCCGCTGACGGTCCTGTTCGGGACGGACGCACTCCGGTATCGGCTGGACGACGCCGGCGCGACCGCCGCTGTTATCGACCCGGCCGTGCGCGGCGATATCGATGCAGTCCGAGACGACTGTCCGGCGCTGGAACACGTCGTCGAGATCGAAACCGACGCACCAGCCGGCGATATCCACGCCTTCGAGGACGTGCTCGCCACGCCGGAACACACCGATATCGAACCCTACGAGTCCACACCGGACACCGATACGGCGATACTGTACACGAGCGGGTCGACGGGGCCGCCGAAAGGCGTCCGGCACTCACACGCGCTCTGGCTCGGGCGAGCCGCGGCCGCGTACAACTTCTTCAATCACGGGCTGGGACCGGACGCGACGGTCTGGACGCCCGCGGATTGGGCCTGGGGCGCGGCGCTCGGGGGGACGCTCTTCGCGACGTGGCACCACGGCGGGACTATCGTCGGCTACCCCGCTTCGGGGTTCGATGCCGAGGGAGCGTTCAGCCTGCTTTCTGAGTTCGGCGTTACCCGGTCGTTCATGCCGGCCACCGCCCTCCGAATGCTGATGGACGTCGAGAACCCGACGGCGGCGTACGATCTCGCAATCAAGACGTTCGCCGTCGGTGGCGAGTCACTGACCCCGGAAATCGTCGACTGGGTGGCTGAGACGTTCGACTCCGTCACCATCAACGAGTTCTACGGCCAGACGGAGCTGAACCTCGTCGTCGCCAACAACTCGAACTGGTTCGACACTCAGCCCGGCAGCATGGGTAAGTCGTTACCGGGGTATGACCTGACAATTCTGGATCCCGAAGCCGCCGACAGCGGCGTTGCCGACCCCCTCCCAAGCGGCGAACTCGGCGAGATAGCGGTGCGACCCCACGACCGTTCGGTGTTCTTCGACGAGTACTGGAACATGCCAGACAAAACCGCAGCCAAGGAGGTCGAGGGCTGGTTCGTCACCGGCGACCTGGCTCGACGGGACGACGACGGCTACGTCTGGTTCAAATCGCGCAAGGACGACGTCATCATCACCAGCGGCTACCGCGTCGGACCGATGGAAGTCGAGAGTGCAATCCTTGAGCACCCCGACGTGGTCCAGGCGGGCGTCATCGGTGTGCCCGACGACACGCGTGGAGAGATCATCAAGGCCTACGTTGAGACAGCCGAGGACGCACCGGCCCGCGAACGGCTTCGGTCGGAAATCCAGTCCGCCGTCAGAGCGCACCTCGCCGAGTATGAGTACCCTCGCGAGATCGAGTTCGCCGATGCGTTGCCCCAGACGACCAGCGGGAAGATCCGGCGGAAGGAATTGCAGGAGTGGGACGCCGACGACAGCGCTGCCGGCGGGCCACCGTAG
- a CDS encoding DUF7548 family protein, whose protein sequence is MDDLRLAPAVGIVGCVLYLLALAVPYGLVETTSAVGAYYSSGALSPLLPGVFALVCIIVLAAGREGRSDPSVAAGASIGMGVFIVALSVLWAVTVPESLVLGLTESTLMEYHRWGVVLASILIPLGGTWFARALDLL, encoded by the coding sequence ATGGACGACTTACGGCTCGCTCCGGCTGTCGGCATCGTCGGTTGCGTTCTATATCTCCTTGCACTCGCGGTCCCGTATGGCCTCGTCGAGACGACCAGTGCCGTGGGGGCGTACTACAGTTCAGGGGCGCTATCCCCGCTGCTACCGGGCGTATTCGCGCTCGTCTGCATCATCGTGCTGGCGGCCGGCCGCGAGGGTCGGTCGGACCCGAGTGTTGCGGCGGGGGCCAGCATCGGCATGGGCGTGTTCATCGTCGCCCTCAGCGTCCTCTGGGCAGTCACCGTTCCCGAGAGCCTCGTGCTGGGACTGACTGAGTCGACACTGATGGAGTACCACCGCTGGGGCGTCGTCCTCGCGAGCATACTCATCCCGCTCGGAGGGACGTGGTTCGCGCGGGCGCTTGACCTGCTGTAG
- a CDS encoding DUF5798 family protein yields the protein MGLGSTAKKIQKVADIAEDLYKKVNELKTQLEDLRSTVDETNTRVDGMERELAEQRALIEALAEERGVDTEAVVAEVAADTDSDTAEAVSE from the coding sequence ATGGGACTGGGTTCCACCGCGAAAAAGATACAGAAGGTCGCCGACATCGCCGAGGACCTCTACAAGAAGGTCAACGAGCTGAAGACGCAGCTGGAGGACCTGCGCAGCACCGTCGACGAGACGAACACCCGCGTCGACGGGATGGAGCGGGAACTGGCCGAACAGCGCGCACTCATCGAGGCACTCGCCGAAGAACGGGGCGTTGACACGGAGGCTGTCGTGGCCGAGGTCGCTGCTGACACCGACTCCGACACTGCTGAAGCGGTTTCGGAGTAA
- a CDS encoding PIN domain-containing protein, with product MKLVIDANVVISALIADSKTRELIVTLEPDLLTPAFVYEEIENYEELIVKKSGMEQDRVTQFIDLLFQYIDVVPADDFYQAIERAKEAIGDTDPDDVLYLACAIANDAAIWSDDSDFDDQDLAETYSTIDVINSFDTR from the coding sequence ATGAAGCTGGTCATCGACGCCAACGTTGTCATATCTGCACTCATCGCTGATTCGAAAACGCGTGAGCTCATCGTCACGCTCGAACCCGACCTCCTGACACCCGCCTTCGTCTACGAAGAAATCGAGAACTACGAGGAGCTAATCGTGAAGAAATCTGGGATGGAGCAGGACCGAGTGACACAATTCATCGACCTCCTGTTCCAGTACATCGACGTTGTTCCTGCTGACGACTTCTACCAAGCTATCGAACGGGCAAAGGAAGCAATCGGTGACACCGACCCGGACGATGTTCTCTATCTGGCGTGTGCGATTGCCAACGATGCAGCTATCTGGAGCGATGATTCCGACTTTGACGACCAGGATCTGGCCGAGACTTACTCGACGATCGACGTGATTAACTCGTTTGACACCCGCTAA
- a CDS encoding mechanosensitive ion channel family protein: protein MQVQPLTDLLNGFGVPAAGSIASAVVFVVAFVLVYALGKAIVLPIVDRSLKSRDLDTHARRPLKKVVSIGVVFVAISVAFGMAEYGNFLQSLATIAAAATLAIGFAMQDVIQNFVAGVFIYTDKPFRIGDWIEWDGNSGVVEDISLRVTRVRTFDNELLTVPNSNLTDGVIKNPVAKEQLRLKFVFGIDYDDDIDEATEIILDEARAHPEIMDDPEPSVRLVELGDSSVGLQSRIWIKNPSRSDFVKTRAEYVKAVKQRFDAEDINMPYPNRTIGGGLEMTGLDGVVEPADD from the coding sequence ATGCAGGTCCAACCGCTCACCGACCTACTCAATGGCTTCGGCGTACCGGCGGCCGGGTCCATCGCCTCGGCAGTGGTCTTCGTCGTCGCCTTCGTCCTCGTCTACGCATTGGGGAAGGCGATAGTGCTCCCCATCGTCGACCGCTCGCTCAAGTCACGGGACCTCGATACCCACGCACGGCGGCCGCTGAAGAAGGTCGTCAGCATCGGTGTCGTGTTCGTCGCCATCTCCGTCGCCTTCGGGATGGCCGAGTACGGGAACTTCCTGCAGTCGCTGGCAACCATCGCCGCCGCGGCGACGCTTGCCATCGGCTTCGCGATGCAGGACGTCATCCAGAACTTCGTCGCCGGCGTGTTCATCTACACCGACAAGCCGTTCCGGATCGGCGACTGGATCGAGTGGGACGGCAACTCCGGCGTCGTCGAGGACATTAGTCTCCGTGTTACCCGCGTCCGGACCTTCGACAACGAGCTGCTGACCGTGCCGAACTCGAATCTGACCGACGGCGTCATCAAGAACCCCGTCGCCAAGGAGCAACTCCGACTGAAGTTCGTGTTCGGTATCGACTACGACGACGACATCGACGAGGCGACTGAAATCATTCTCGACGAGGCTAGGGCACACCCGGAGATTATGGACGACCCCGAGCCATCGGTTCGCCTCGTTGAACTCGGTGACTCCTCCGTCGGACTGCAGTCCCGTATCTGGATCAAGAACCCGAGTCGGTCCGACTTCGTCAAGACGCGCGCCGAATACGTCAAGGCAGTCAAGCAACGCTTCGATGCCGAGGACATCAATATGCCGTACCCGAACCGGACCATCGGTGGCGGGCTGGAGATGACCGGACTCGACGGCGTCGTGGAGCCGGCCGACGACTGA
- a CDS encoding YhbY family RNA-binding protein has product MSDSSRQSRIHDLDATLRVGKHGIESVADELDDQLENTDLVKVKFLRSSRGGTTAEELADDLAEMVNAEVIQVRGHTAVFEK; this is encoded by the coding sequence ATGAGTGACTCTTCTCGACAGTCGCGGATACACGACCTCGACGCGACGCTCCGCGTCGGCAAACACGGCATCGAATCCGTAGCGGACGAACTCGACGACCAACTGGAAAACACGGACCTCGTGAAGGTCAAGTTCCTCCGGTCGTCCCGGGGCGGCACGACGGCCGAGGAACTCGCTGACGACCTGGCCGAGATGGTCAACGCTGAGGTGATTCAAGTGCGGGGCCACACCGCGGTGTTCGAGAAATGA
- a CDS encoding ribonuclease P protein component 4, with product MTDEATIARERIERLQSLAREAVQAGNEERARSYVRRARRVAERHRLRLPRSFERSTCDACDTYLLHGHNARSRTQSGHVVITCDCGSQSRYPYD from the coding sequence ATGACGGACGAGGCGACCATCGCCCGCGAGCGGATCGAGCGCCTTCAGTCGCTCGCTCGCGAGGCCGTCCAGGCCGGCAACGAGGAGCGCGCCCGGTCGTACGTCCGCCGGGCTCGCCGGGTCGCCGAACGCCACCGGCTGCGCCTGCCGCGGTCGTTCGAGCGGTCGACGTGTGACGCCTGCGACACGTACCTGCTGCACGGACACAACGCCCGATCCCGGACCCAGTCCGGCCACGTCGTCATTACGTGTGACTGTGGGTCACAGTCCCGCTATCCGTACGACTGA
- a CDS encoding glycosyltransferase family 4 protein → MRVLNYLELADRLDRSGIGTAVDHQRAALSETDIEVETTPWQEGHPAWALGGNIAFNDPVFREFDIAHCNMIGPGSVAVAQHAAQADIPLVLHAHVTREDFRDSFRGSNLVAPALGRYLRWFYSQADLVLCPSKYTKNILESYPVDAPIRPMTNGVDIDALAGYEDLRQDYRQRYDLDGMVVFAVGNVFERKGLTTFCELAQETKHDFAWFGPYDAGPQASRTVSRWVNDPPENVTFTGWIEDIRGAFGAGDVYLFPTKAENQGIAVLEAMACGKAVVLSDIPVFREYYEDGHDCLICADEAEFREALERLAENPDLREQLGENAKETAREHSLDRVSRRLVETYEELA, encoded by the coding sequence GTGCGCGTCCTGAACTATCTCGAACTGGCCGACCGCCTCGACCGGTCGGGCATCGGCACCGCCGTGGACCACCAGCGGGCGGCGCTGTCCGAGACCGACATTGAGGTGGAGACGACGCCCTGGCAGGAGGGCCATCCGGCGTGGGCACTGGGTGGCAATATCGCCTTCAACGACCCGGTGTTCCGCGAGTTCGACATCGCCCACTGCAACATGATCGGACCCGGCTCCGTCGCCGTGGCACAGCACGCGGCGCAGGCGGACATCCCGCTCGTCCTGCACGCCCACGTCACCCGCGAGGACTTCCGGGACAGTTTCCGCGGGTCGAACCTGGTCGCGCCGGCGCTGGGTCGCTACCTCCGATGGTTCTACTCCCAGGCCGACCTCGTCCTCTGTCCCTCCAAATACACGAAGAATATCCTCGAATCCTATCCCGTCGACGCGCCGATACGGCCGATGACAAACGGGGTCGACATCGACGCACTGGCGGGCTACGAGGACCTGCGCCAGGATTACCGGCAGCGCTACGACCTCGACGGGATGGTCGTCTTCGCCGTCGGCAACGTCTTCGAGCGCAAGGGGCTGACGACGTTCTGTGAACTCGCCCAAGAGACGAAGCACGACTTCGCGTGGTTCGGCCCCTACGACGCCGGGCCACAGGCCTCCAGGACCGTCTCGCGGTGGGTGAACGACCCGCCCGAGAACGTGACCTTCACCGGATGGATCGAGGACATCCGCGGGGCGTTCGGGGCCGGTGACGTGTACCTGTTCCCGACGAAGGCCGAGAACCAGGGCATCGCCGTGCTGGAGGCGATGGCCTGCGGGAAGGCGGTCGTCCTCTCGGACATCCCGGTGTTCCGGGAGTACTACGAGGACGGCCACGACTGTCTCATCTGTGCGGACGAAGCGGAGTTCCGCGAGGCGCTGGAGCGTCTCGCCGAGAACCCCGACCTGCGGGAGCAACTGGGCGAGAACGCCAAAGAGACGGCCAGAGAACACAGCTTAGACCGGGTCAGCCGGCGGCTTGTCGAGACGTACGAAGAGCTAGCCTGA
- a CDS encoding MFS transporter produces the protein MDRDGWLYAWAIASVAFGAGSLLVPLYFVAIGGETFMLGVLAGVAAAAGAPGALIFGRVADKTGKRRSLVLLALGLATSALLLVLLTEQPWLVIVGNGLLWFAAGAAAPVLTLLVTTGTVERDWPARFAVLNRYQGWGWAGGLVLGLVWTALLSGPLGEIPAQQSLLWLCAAAVGLSAFFGAKWLPSDPDELDRPRAGRMARAIARSRRLPVRSATFPVGPGRLYWLTRSIHPREVAARFSPSLTIYFGAVIAFFVGFGVFWGPLPLYLSRTLGYESGLVFALYLVSSVGSALWYDRAGALAERYSPSGLQVGGLLARAALHPAVAVVGLLLSATLVGTILNGIVFVLIGVAWAVIAVTAASVVTQLAPPAIRGEALGLYTAISGLASGIGSLLGGWLGGYDFLLAFAVAGALVLVGAALVAVVWRRSPAVSVDSEPLSA, from the coding sequence ATGGATCGGGACGGCTGGCTGTACGCCTGGGCAATCGCATCGGTCGCGTTTGGCGCGGGCTCGTTGCTCGTTCCACTGTATTTCGTCGCCATCGGCGGCGAGACGTTCATGCTGGGCGTCCTCGCCGGGGTGGCCGCCGCCGCGGGTGCGCCGGGGGCACTCATCTTCGGACGCGTCGCTGACAAAACGGGGAAGCGCCGGTCGCTCGTCCTCCTCGCACTGGGGCTGGCGACTTCCGCGTTGTTGCTCGTCTTGCTCACCGAACAGCCGTGGCTGGTCATCGTCGGCAACGGCCTGCTGTGGTTCGCGGCCGGCGCTGCCGCGCCGGTGCTGACGCTGCTTGTCACCACCGGAACCGTCGAGCGGGACTGGCCGGCCCGGTTCGCCGTCCTGAACCGCTACCAGGGCTGGGGCTGGGCCGGCGGGTTAGTCCTCGGTCTCGTGTGGACGGCGCTGCTCTCCGGACCTCTCGGAGAGATCCCCGCACAGCAGTCGCTGCTGTGGCTGTGTGCGGCCGCCGTTGGCCTGTCGGCGTTCTTCGGGGCGAAGTGGCTGCCGTCCGACCCCGACGAACTCGACCGGCCGCGGGCCGGTCGGATGGCGCGGGCCATCGCCCGGTCGCGCCGGCTCCCGGTCCGAAGTGCGACGTTCCCGGTCGGTCCGGGGCGGCTGTACTGGCTCACGCGGTCGATACACCCCCGAGAAGTCGCGGCCCGGTTCTCCCCGTCGCTGACCATCTACTTCGGGGCCGTCATCGCCTTCTTCGTCGGTTTCGGCGTGTTCTGGGGGCCGTTGCCGCTGTATCTCTCGCGGACGCTCGGCTACGAGTCGGGACTCGTCTTCGCGCTGTATCTCGTCTCCAGCGTCGGCTCGGCGCTGTGGTACGACCGCGCTGGCGCACTCGCCGAACGCTACAGCCCGAGCGGGCTCCAGGTCGGGGGCCTGCTGGCCCGCGCCGCGCTTCATCCGGCTGTCGCCGTCGTGGGGCTCTTGCTGTCTGCGACGCTCGTGGGAACGATCCTCAACGGTATCGTGTTCGTCCTCATCGGCGTCGCCTGGGCCGTCATCGCCGTCACCGCGGCCAGCGTCGTCACCCAGCTCGCGCCGCCGGCGATTCGCGGCGAGGCGCTCGGGCTCTACACCGCTATCTCCGGGCTGGCAAGCGGCATCGGGTCGCTACTCGGCGGCTGGCTCGGCGGCTACGACTTCCTGCTCGCGTTCGCCGTCGCCGGCGCGCTGGTGTTGGTCGGTGCGGCACTGGTCGCGGTCGTCTGGCGGCGCTCGCCAGCGGTGTCGGTCGACAGCGAGCCGCTATCGGCATAA